The bacterium genome includes a region encoding these proteins:
- a CDS encoding HPF/RaiA family ribosome-associated protein gives MSFRIHFHDDVPHSKRIGAECERISSELHEDFPELAKTEVAISVEGGELETRVHVRGKDIDLASTGKAKEMHDSVVEAFDRVKKQLRKHHDKVTFKGRRDGH, from the coding sequence ATGAGCTTCCGAATCCACTTCCACGACGATGTTCCCCACTCGAAGCGCATCGGTGCAGAGTGCGAACGAATTTCGTCTGAATTACACGAAGACTTCCCCGAGTTGGCCAAGACCGAAGTCGCGATCTCTGTAGAAGGAGGCGAACTCGAGACCCGGGTCCACGTTCGCGGCAAGGATATCGACCTTGCGTCGACCGGCAAGGCGAAGGAAATGCACGACTCGGTCGTCGAGGCGTTTGATCGCGTAAAGAAGCAGCTGCGAAAACACCACGACAAGGTGACTTTCAAGGGGCGACGCGACGGACACTGA